One segment of Purpureocillium takamizusanense chromosome 7, complete sequence DNA contains the following:
- a CDS encoding uncharacterized protein (COG:S~EggNog:ENOG503NZF7), with amino-acid sequence MMDRAKLRPLESLYFRFRPLAPHALSWSCDAELAVALDDSIHVFLPDFPANVGHDDPGSGKGSDVAHPQFSMALHAAALIQPDPSINARLCASAGVKILRARVGEDFKLQGVGGGPVTGAGAAVGQVVRVEWSPGGLGHSLRPVLAALTTSGCVLVLGEHIDTNSTINASATARTFRNWKVLWGLGAGLPIPDAQGGRDGVRYMKERIVSFSWAKEVSPGRALLAYVTHHREVVIMSVQYSGGSRRADAPGQEYAWRLSELARFDGSGPHRGMETGDADFVPSGTAFCLRWSPWYVATDSRTATLAYIARDHVGFRRITIRGDWEAGGDPAVDVEAADTTGICIPLGTDALVEWEDAIWPDGETWMARGIIATPFVPRPFQVDLCGSVNRIARHAVDECSSLYASEDEASTNPITGLVIHRPGPGEKPPAPRYSIVRLSATATNQDWYQTNVPEGEMPLPQWAERVRRLTLRTASRVAVMQGDYSDPESDDDDDDDDDDYEDDNEDMVAVVDGEEQVGNGEGEPPLSKVPPHRFRFWGLAASPGDGTTAALVTRHNTQHAHRRARSSIFFSWRDGRGSTSADGAGAASSRPAPPDGLTTEGRLWEAVYGGQGDVASILPPDGAEGPSAPLSTALHDLFRDVATRRGCVFCDAKLTTLGKEARCESGHTFATCAATGLAIMAPGVSRQCAVCGLRCLKVSELVAIATEYLGSVGAGAVDSTGDLCGGCGGKFVS; translated from the exons ATGATGGACCGCGCAAAG CTTCGTCCACTGGAGAGTCTGTACTTCAGGTTCCGGCCTCTCGCGCCACACGCCCTCTCCTGGTCTTGTGAcgcggagctggccgtcgctcTTGACGACTCTATCCACGTCTTCCTCCCCGACTTCCCTGCGAACGTTGGTCACGACGACCCGGGCTCCGGGAAAGGCAGCGATGTGGCCCACCCGCAGTTCTCCATGGCGCTGCACGCGGCGGCTCTCATCCAGCCGGACCCGTCCATCAACGCGAGGctctgcgcctcggcgggcgtcaaGATCCTCAGGGCACGCGTTGGCGAGGACTTCAAGCTCCAGGGCGTCGGAGGCGGGCCGGtgacgggggcgggcgcggcggtgggccAGGTCGTGCGCGTGGAGTGGTCGcccggcgggctggggcacAGCCTGCGTCCGGTGCTCGCGGCCCTGACGACGAGCGGGtgcgtgctggtgctgggcgAGCACATCGACACCAACTCTACCATCAacgccagcgccacggcgcgcaCGTTTCGGAACTGGAAGGTCCTCTGGGGGCTCGGTGCCGGGCTGCCCATCCCTGACGCTCAAGGCGGCCGGGACGGGGTCCGGTACATGAAGGAGAGGATCGTGTCGTTTTCGTGGGCGAAGGAGGTGTCGCCCGGGCGGGCACTGCTCGCCTACGTTACCCACCATCGAGAGGTTGTCATCATGAGCGTGCAGTACTCTGGCGGCTCGCGGCGTGCTGATGCTCCGGGTCAAGAGTACGCATGGAGGCTCTCGGAGCTGGCCAGGTTTGACGGCAGCGGCCCTCACAGAGGCATGGAGActggcgatgccgacttCGTACCCAGCGGTACCGCATTCTGTCTTAGATGGAGCCCTTGGTACGTGGCCACAGACTCTCGAACGGCAACATTGGCGTATATTGCTCGAGACCATGTCGGCTTCCGCAGGATTACGATTCGGGGCGACTGGGAAGCGGGAGGCGACCCGGCGGTTgatgtcgaggccgccgacacgACGGGGATATGCATCCCGCTCGGCAcggacgccctcgtcgaaTGGGAGGACGCT ATTTggcccgacggcgagacgTGGATGGCGCGAGGCATCATCGCGACCCCGTTCGTTCCGAGGCCGTTCCAGGTGGACCTGTGCGGCAGCGTGAACCGGATCGCGCGCCACGCGGTAGATGAATGCTCGAGCCTGTAcgccagcgaggacgaggcctCTACCAACCCAATCACCG GTCTTGTCATTCACCGGCCCGGTCCAGGGGagaagccgcccgcgccgcggtACTCCATCGTGAGGctctccgccacggcgaccaaCCAAGATTGGTACCAGACCAACGTGCCCGAGGGGgagatgccgctgccgcagtgGGCGGAGCGGGTGAGACGGCTCACGCtgcggacggcctcgcgcgtcgccgtcatgcaGGGCGACTATTCGGACCCTGAgtctgacgacgacgacgacgacgacgacgacgattaCGAAGATGACAACGAAGACATGGTGGCGGTagtcgacggcgaagaaCAAGTCGGGAATGGCGAAGGGGAGCCGCCTCTCTCCAAGGTCCCCCCACACCGCTTCCGCTTCTggggcctcgccgcgtcccccggcgacggcaccacggcggcgctcgtgACACGGCACAACACGCAGCACGCGCACCGCCGCGCGCGGTCCAGCATCTTCTTCAGctggcgcgacggccgaggcagcacctccgccgacggggccggggccgcgtCGTCACGTCCCGCCCCGCCGGACGGCTTGACGACCGAGGGCCGGCTCTGGGAGGCCGTGTACGGAGGCCagggcgacgtcgccagCATCCTGCCCCcggacggcgcggagggccCGTCCGCGCCACTGAGCACGGCACTGCATGACCTGTTCCGGGACGTGGCCACTCGCCGGGGATGCGTCTTCTGCGACGCGAAGCTGACCACGCTGGGCAAGGAAGCCAGGTGCGAAAGCGGACACACGTTTG CGACATGCGCCGCCACaggcctcgccatcatggcccccGGGGTGTCGCGCCAGTGCGCCGTCTGCGGCCTGCGGTGCCTCAAGGTGTCCGAGCTGGTGGCCATCGCGACCGAGTACCTGGGCTcagtgggcgcgggcgccgtggaCTCGACGGGGGAcctgtgcggcggctgcggcggcaagtTTGTGTCCTAG
- the BLI3 gene encoding BLI-3 blue-light-inducible Bli-3 protein (COG:S~EggNog:ENOG503P0WH) — translation MSFSNTSVGDKPADPYKAANADEPNLETKINDLVQFMTSCKFGMMTTREAETKNLVSRCMALAATESGGIDLLFHTNTESGKTDDLSSDPHVNISFLNVSGEWASVSGEAAIVTDRELVRKHYNPALKAWLGDLGDGKHDGSENDPRIGVIRVKMLSTTYSLVAKNIISRAVEVVQGAMTGKPAQVNNLREISQDEVKQWRASH, via the exons ATGTCCTTCTCCAACACCTCCGTTGGCGACAAGCCTGCCGACCCGTACAAGGCGGCCAACGCAGATGAACCCAATCTGGAGACCAAGATCAACGACCTGGTTCAGTTCATGACGTCTTGCAAGTTTGGCATGATGACGACTCGCGAGGCTGAAACAAAGAATTTGGTTTCACGATGCATGGCTTTGGCCGCTACT GAGTCTGGTGGCATCGATCTTTTGTTCCATACAAACACCGAGTCTGGCAAGACGGACGACCTGTCGAGCGACCCGCACGTCAACATTTCTTTCCTCAATGTGTCGGGCGAGTGGGCTTCCGTTTCTGGCGAGGCCGCGATAGTGACGGACAGAGAGCTCGTCAGGAAGCATTACAACCCCGCGCTCAAGGCGTGGCTCGGGGAtcttggcgacggcaagcACGACGGATCGGAGAACGACCCGCGCATTGGCGTCATTCGCGTCAAGATGCTCTCGACGACATATTCGCTCGTGGCCAAGAACATCATTAGCCGGGCAGTTGAAGTAGTGCAGGGAGCCATGACGGGCAAGCCTGCTCAAGTGAACAATCTGAGAGAGATCTCGCAAGACGAGGTCAAGCAGTGGCGGGCCAGCCACTGA
- a CDS encoding uncharacterized protein (COG:U~TransMembrane:1 (o195-214i)~EggNog:ENOG503P22F): MPHHQHRHLHDRRDIGDEFDRWMDKMNPFKDNGGGGGNNNNGKVQRDDGDDGTLVRTVYKTMEPTFKGPVAGYSTIGQQAKDTPTQRPPPPPPSSAPTPKPEPKTTPTEENKTQPPTTTPQEHTKSTPMPSVIPNTSLSSVDSVIAKATVDPSSTRATRLGDGQPSSTLGVPSPSSTADSSKGDQGPSTGAKAGIAFGVLGGLLVVGLLVFFLFNRRRKAATEREQLDDDEKHHFGAAPAPSPTPFEPASASQADPKAPRISLRPVTQFLPNWNGLDNKRSSKGAGMMLGGAAAGAAAGASARAVGGSAWERPGTSQSTNPANPFGNQAERVPSPIKEERSHGRASPSPVNGSVNGSGPTTPRSVSPPSPVDPLTANGPVIAAAAAGTAVGAGAAAGLARKTSMRNGGPKNIDLTLPHHPGTIPPSPAGTEFSVSSVAPGTAAPASSGAAAIAAAGGPQNSAVHRVQLDFQPTLEDEMGLKAGELVRLLHEYDDGWALVIRLDRSQQGVVPRTCLSTRPVKPRPPPGAARPGPPVNPNGRPRGPSVSNGQRSMAPQGMPHGGRPGRPESPSHPRMGPPGPGPRPASPAGYGGRPQSPMGTGRPMSPGPRAQSPGPRQGPSGTPQSPNSSARRVSPLGPSPMNPQSSPQEPMSPGSSSGPPAGPVGRKPVPGQAY; encoded by the exons ATGCCGCACCACCAACATCGCCATCTGCATGACAGGCGTGACATCGGAGACGAATTCGACCGCTGGATGGACAAGATGAACCCCTTCAAggacaatggcggcggcggcggcaacaacaacaatggTAAGGTCCAGAGAGACGACG GCGACGACGGAACGCTTGTTCGCACCGTTTACAAGACCATGGAGCCGACCTTCAAGGGTCCCGTCGCCGGATACTCCACCATTGGCCAACAGGCCAAGGACACGCCTACCCAaaggccgccaccgccgcctcccagcTCTGCTCCAACACCAAAGCCGGAGCCCAAGACAACTCCCACTGAGGAAAACAAgacgcagccgccgacgacaacaccACAGGAGCACACCAAGTCAACGCCAATGCCCTCGGTAATACCCAACACCAGTCTGTCCTCGGTCGACTCTGTAATTGCAAAGGCCACTGTTGACCCTTCGTCTACGCGCGCCACCCGTCTTGGCGATGGCCAACCATCATCCACTCTTGGCGTGCCCTCACCGAGCTCTACCGCCGACTCGTCAAAGGGTGACCAAGGACCGAGCACCGgggccaaggccggcatCGCTTTTGGTGtactcggcggcctccttgTGGTCGGTctgctcgtcttcttcctgttcaaccgccgccgcaaggcTGCCACCGAGCGCGAGCAgctggacgatgacgagaagCATCACTTTggcgccgctcccgcccctAGCCCGACCCCCTTCGAGCCCGCTTCTGCGTCTCAGGCTGACCCCAAGGCCCCGCGAATCAGCCTGCGTCCCGTCACTCAATTCCTTCCCAACTGGAACGGCCTTGATAACAAGCGCTCCAGCAAGGGGGCGGGCATGATGCTCggcggggctgccgccggtgccgctgctggcgcgtcggcgcgagctgtcggcggcagcgcctgggAGCGCCCTGGCACTAGCCAAAGCACCAACCCTGCCAACCCATTCGGCAACCAGGCCGAGCGAGTCCCGAGCCCGATCAAGGAGGAGAGAAGCCATGGTCGTGCCAGCCCGTCTCCCGTCAACGGGTCCGTCAACGGCTCTGgccccaccaccccccgATCCGtttcgccgccgagccccgTGGACCCACTAACCGCGAATGGACCTGttatcgccgccgccgccgctggcacTGCTGTGGGCGCgggtgcagcagccggccTGGCTCGCAAGACATCGATGCGCAATGGCGGCCCGAAGAATATCGATCTGACGTTGCCTCACCATCCTGGCACGATACCCCCGAGTCCTGCCGGTACTGAGTTCAGTGTTTCTTCGGTGGCGCCCGGCACTGCTGCCCCGGCTTCCagtggtgccgccgccatcgcagcggcgggtggtCCTCAGAATTCCGCCGTGCACCGAGTCCAGCTTGATTTCCAACCCACACTGGAGGACGAGATGGGCCTCAAGGCTGGTGAGCTGGTCCGTCTGCTCCACGAGTACGACGACGGTTGG GCCCTTGTCATTCGCCTGGATCGATCGCAGCAAGGCGTGGTGCCTCGAACCTGCCTGTCCACCCGTCCGGTCaagcctcgccctcctccaggGGCCGCCCGTCCTGGCCCCCCCGTGAACCCCAacggccggcctcgaggaccaAGCGTCAGCAACGGACAGCGCTCGATGGCTCCGCAGGGCATGCCTCACGGTGgccgacccggccgcccCGAATCTCCGTCTCATCCGCGCATGGGGCCTCCcggccctggccctcgcccggcctcgccggctgGGTATGGCGGTCGACCCCAGTCGCCCATGGGTACGGGCCGCCCGATGAGCCCCGGCCCGCGAGCGCAGTCCCCGGGACCGAGGCAAGGTCCCTCTGGTACGCCACAAAGCCCCAACAGCTCAGCTCGGCGGGTGAGCCCGCTCGGGCCCAGTCCGATGAACCCTCAGTCTTCGCCCCAGGAGCCTATGTCTCCAGGATCTTCCTCTGGGCCACCTGCGGGCCCCGTTGGCAGGAAGCCGGTCCCTGGCCAGGCATATTGA
- a CDS encoding uncharacterized protein (EggNog:ENOG503NZZF) — translation MASSAPVTVFPWECRDKEDQAKASYEFPLRRANQELTEENLRLKRILRENGISWSPVAQAHLKQRDPNKRRTRSSMAHDLGRPHLPTEVILRILKFALTSAHPIIDPLSPTTSDHLTEREKTRGNQIAIHILATCRALQVEGTRYLWEGNEFTFTTPEALRHFAELSPGFRHKVTTVRLRIVARYYDDQRRKHKLERYYHADLKRDQNLKVQMRPKETPLVRGGFRCYTWTQIVDFLAALRAPYDPAYRDKKNPRPRLFPALSTLRMDLVNFSDTLLPFSGSELHDIASHELGCTLNELQITGMPFDDAGMKASAELSGMLKDEGLYLDGPASFIALSKHLQPLSGQRWCARVIRAWKGNPVGSDYDDDDEVDDNLAHFNGNHQRLGALPPAPVEQGHPTSTRDEDTVIWKKVPTSRDGHKRTWIQFSRFSGYEINDLDDDSEDEGVCPCCGESHPGSSFLEYMMADDLD, via the exons ATGGCTTCATCTGCGCCAGTG ACCGTCTTCCCTTGGGAGTGCCGGGATAAAGAGGATCAGGCCAAAGCCTCCTATGAATTCCCTCTCCGGCGTGCCAACCAGGAATTGACAGAGGAGAACCTGCGCCTCAAGCGTATCCTGCGAGAGAATGGCATCTCTTGGTCCCCGGTTGCCCAAGCCCATCTCAAGCAGCGAGACCCTAACAAGCGCCGGACCCGATCGTCCATGGCGCATgatctcggccgcccgcaccTTCCCACGGAGGTCATTCTGCGCATCCTCAAATTCGCTCTCACGAGCGCACATCCGATCATTGACCCCCTTAGCCCTACCACGTCCGACCACCTCACTGAGCGCGAGAAGACAAGAGGCAATCAGATTGCCATCCACATCCTGGCCACCTGCCGAGCACTGCAAGTCGAGGGCACTCGTTACCTTTGGGAAGGTAATGAATTCACGTTCACGACGCCCGAGGCCCTTCGTCACTTTGCGGAACTGAGCCCTGGCTTTCGCCACAAGGTCACCACCGTTCGCCTTCGCATTGTGGCCCGATACTACGACGACCAGCGTCGTAAACACAAGCTGGAGCGGTACTACCATGCCGATTTGAAGCGAGATCAGAACCTCAAGGTCCAGATGAGGCCCAAGGAGACACCTCTTGTGCGTGGCGGGTTTCGGTGCTACACTTGGACCCAGATCGTCGACTTCCTTGCCGCTCTCCGAGCTCCCTACGACCCGGCTTACCGTGACAAGAAGAATCCTCGCCCCAGGCTGTTCCCTGCGTTGTCGACTTTGCGGATGGATCTCGTCAACTTTTCGGACACGCTGCTTCCCTTTTCCGGCTCTGAGCTGCATGACATTGCGAGCCATGAGCTTGGATGTACGCTCAATGAGCTGCAGATTACGGGAATGCCtttcgacgacgccggcatGAAGGCGTCCGCCGAGCTCAGTGGcatgctcaaggacgagggACTCTATCTCGACGGCCCCGCCTCGTTCATTGCCCTCTCCAAACACTTGCAGCCCTTGTCGGGTCAAAGATGGTGTGCGCGAGTCATCCGGGCCTGGAAGGGAAATCCTGTGGGATCCGActacgacgatgacgatgaagtTGACGACAACCTCGCACACTTCAATGGCAATCACCAGCGGCTAGGTGCCCTTCCTCCCGCTCCTGTGGAACAGGGTCACCCAACCTCCACCCGGGATGAGGACACGGTCATCTGGAAAAAGGTGCCCACATCCCGCGATGGCCACAAGCGCACCTGGATCCAATTCTCTCGATTTAGTGGATACGAGATCAACGACCTGGATGATGACAGTGAAGACGAAGGGGTCTGCCCCTGCTGCGGAGAGTCGCATCCAGGCTCGTCCTTTCTCGAGTACATGATGGCGGATGATCTGGACTGA
- a CDS encoding uncharacterized protein (COG:S~EggNog:ENOG503NZF7), giving the protein MMDRAKLRPLESLYFRFRPLAPHALSWSCDAELAVALDDSIHVFLPDFPANVGHDDPGSGKGSDVAHPQFSMALHAAALIQPDPSINARLCASAGVKILRARVGEDFKLQGVGGGPVTGAGAAVGQVVRVEWSPGGLGHSLRPVLAALTTSGCVLVLGEHIDTNSTINASATARTFRNWKVLWGLGAGLPIPDAQGGRDGVRYMKERIVSFSWAKEVSPGRALLAYVTHHREVVIMSVQYSGGSRRADAPGQEYAWRLSELARFDGSGPHRGMETGDADFVPSGTAFCLRWSPWYVATDSRTATLAYIARDHVGFRRITIRGDWEAGGDPAVDVEAADTTGICIPLGTDALVEWEDAIWPDGETWMARGIIATPFVPRPFQVDLCGSVNRIARHAVDECSSLYASEDEASTNPITGLVIHRPGPGEKPPAPRYSIVRLSATATNQDWYQTNVPEGEMPLPQWAERVRRLTLRTASRVAVMQGDYSDPESDDDDDDDDDDYEDDNEDMVAVVDGEEQVGNGEGEPPLSKVPPHRFRFWGLAASPGDGTTAALVTRHNTQHAHRRARSSIFFSWRDGRGSTSADGAGAASSRPAPPDGLTTEGRLWEAVYGGQGDVASILPPDGAEGPSAPLSTALHDLFRDVATRRGCVFCDAKLTTLGKEARCESGHTFGEVSPPSPLVSLSLSLPLREGHAFRAKQKC; this is encoded by the exons ATGATGGACCGCGCAAAG CTTCGTCCACTGGAGAGTCTGTACTTCAGGTTCCGGCCTCTCGCGCCACACGCCCTCTCCTGGTCTTGTGAcgcggagctggccgtcgctcTTGACGACTCTATCCACGTCTTCCTCCCCGACTTCCCTGCGAACGTTGGTCACGACGACCCGGGCTCCGGGAAAGGCAGCGATGTGGCCCACCCGCAGTTCTCCATGGCGCTGCACGCGGCGGCTCTCATCCAGCCGGACCCGTCCATCAACGCGAGGctctgcgcctcggcgggcgtcaaGATCCTCAGGGCACGCGTTGGCGAGGACTTCAAGCTCCAGGGCGTCGGAGGCGGGCCGGtgacgggggcgggcgcggcggtgggccAGGTCGTGCGCGTGGAGTGGTCGcccggcgggctggggcacAGCCTGCGTCCGGTGCTCGCGGCCCTGACGACGAGCGGGtgcgtgctggtgctgggcgAGCACATCGACACCAACTCTACCATCAacgccagcgccacggcgcgcaCGTTTCGGAACTGGAAGGTCCTCTGGGGGCTCGGTGCCGGGCTGCCCATCCCTGACGCTCAAGGCGGCCGGGACGGGGTCCGGTACATGAAGGAGAGGATCGTGTCGTTTTCGTGGGCGAAGGAGGTGTCGCCCGGGCGGGCACTGCTCGCCTACGTTACCCACCATCGAGAGGTTGTCATCATGAGCGTGCAGTACTCTGGCGGCTCGCGGCGTGCTGATGCTCCGGGTCAAGAGTACGCATGGAGGCTCTCGGAGCTGGCCAGGTTTGACGGCAGCGGCCCTCACAGAGGCATGGAGActggcgatgccgacttCGTACCCAGCGGTACCGCATTCTGTCTTAGATGGAGCCCTTGGTACGTGGCCACAGACTCTCGAACGGCAACATTGGCGTATATTGCTCGAGACCATGTCGGCTTCCGCAGGATTACGATTCGGGGCGACTGGGAAGCGGGAGGCGACCCGGCGGTTgatgtcgaggccgccgacacgACGGGGATATGCATCCCGCTCGGCAcggacgccctcgtcgaaTGGGAGGACGCT ATTTggcccgacggcgagacgTGGATGGCGCGAGGCATCATCGCGACCCCGTTCGTTCCGAGGCCGTTCCAGGTGGACCTGTGCGGCAGCGTGAACCGGATCGCGCGCCACGCGGTAGATGAATGCTCGAGCCTGTAcgccagcgaggacgaggcctCTACCAACCCAATCACCG GTCTTGTCATTCACCGGCCCGGTCCAGGGGagaagccgcccgcgccgcggtACTCCATCGTGAGGctctccgccacggcgaccaaCCAAGATTGGTACCAGACCAACGTGCCCGAGGGGgagatgccgctgccgcagtgGGCGGAGCGGGTGAGACGGCTCACGCtgcggacggcctcgcgcgtcgccgtcatgcaGGGCGACTATTCGGACCCTGAgtctgacgacgacgacgacgacgacgacgacgattaCGAAGATGACAACGAAGACATGGTGGCGGTagtcgacggcgaagaaCAAGTCGGGAATGGCGAAGGGGAGCCGCCTCTCTCCAAGGTCCCCCCACACCGCTTCCGCTTCTggggcctcgccgcgtcccccggcgacggcaccacggcggcgctcgtgACACGGCACAACACGCAGCACGCGCACCGCCGCGCGCGGTCCAGCATCTTCTTCAGctggcgcgacggccgaggcagcacctccgccgacggggccggggccgcgtCGTCACGTCCCGCCCCGCCGGACGGCTTGACGACCGAGGGCCGGCTCTGGGAGGCCGTGTACGGAGGCCagggcgacgtcgccagCATCCTGCCCCcggacggcgcggagggccCGTCCGCGCCACTGAGCACGGCACTGCATGACCTGTTCCGGGACGTGGCCACTCGCCGGGGATGCGTCTTCTGCGACGCGAAGCTGACCACGCTGGGCAAGGAAGCCAGGTGCGAAAGCGGACACACGTTTGGTGAGGTTTCCCCCCCATCTCctcttgtctctctctctctctccctccctctgAGAGAGGGCCACGCGTTTCGCGCAAAACAAAAGTGCTAA
- the GPI8 gene encoding glycosylphosphatidylinositol anchor biosynthesis (COG:O~EggNog:ENOG503NTZT~BUSCO:EOG09262M0W~SECRETED:SignalP(1-23~SECRETED:cutsite=AMS-EH~SECRETED:prob=0.6026)~MEROPS:MER0002477), producing MKLLDMRLPALAALAMFASMAMSEHTSNWAVLVCTSRFWFNYRHLANVLSMYRTVKRLGIPDSQIILMLPDDMACNPRNAFPGTVYSNSDRAVDLYGDNIEVDYRGYEVTVENFIRLLTDRVGAEMPRSKRLLTDDRSNILVYMTGHGGNEFLKFQDAEEIGAYDLADAFEQMWEKKRYHEILFMIDTCQANTMYSRLYSPNIIATGSSELDQSSYSHHADNDVGVAVIDRYTYYNLEFLESQVQDLNSPKTVGDLFDSYDYEKIHSHAGVRYDLFPGGAEAARSRLITDFFGNIQNVEVDRAKDSALEEQLLELSKMISSLREKDAEEDGASKNVTSVPASMPTEPAKKLQGATALTEDNWWTKKVVGASALAGCALLWGLGSFLE from the exons ATGAAGCTGCTCGACATGCGCTTGCCCGCCCTagcggcgctggccatgtTCGCGTCCATGGCCATGAGCGAACACACGAGCAACTGGGCTGTGCTGGTGTGCACGTCGCGATTCTGGTTCAACTATCGGCACCTCGCCAACGTACTGTCCATGTACCGGACCGTGAAGAGACTGGGCATCCCGGACTCGCAGATCATCCTGATGCTGCCGGACGACATGGCGTGCAACCCGCGCAACGCGTTCCCCGGAACCGTGTACAGCAACTCGGATCGCGCAGTGGATCTGTACGGCGACAACATCGAAGTGGACTATCGCGGGTACGAGGTGACGGTGGAGAACTTCATCCGGCTGCTGACGGACCGCGTGGGCGCCGAGATGCCGCGCAGCAAGCGCCTATTGACCGACGACCGGAGCAACATCCTCGTGTACATGACGGGCCACGGGGGAAACGAGTTTCTGAAATTTCAGGATGCCGAGGAGATTGGTGCATACGACCTCGCGGACGCGTTTGAGCAAATGTGGGAAAAGAAGAG GTACCATGAGATTCTCTTCATGATCGATACCTGCCAGGCGAACACCATGTACAGCAGGCTATATTCACCAaacatcatcgccaccggCTCCTCCGAGCTAGACCAGTCCTCGTACTCGCACCATGCCGACAAcgatgtcggcgtcgccgtcatcgaccgcTATACGTACTACAACCTGGAGTTCTTAGAGAGCCAAGTTCAGGATCTGAACAGCCCCAAGACGGTGGGTGATTTGTTCGACAGCTACGACTATGAGAAGATCCATTCCCATGCCGGCGTCCGATACGACCTGTTTCCCGGAGGGGCAGAGGCGGCTCGCAGCAGGCTCATCACCGACTTCTTTGGCAACATTCAGAACGTCGAAGTGGACCGCGCCAAGGATTcggcgctggaggagcagctcctggAGCTAAGCAAGATGATCTCCTCGTTGAGAGAAAAGGATGCTGAGGAAGACGGAGCGAGCAAGAACGTGACGTCTGTTCCCGCTAGCATGCCGACGGAACCCGCCAAGAAGCTTCAGGGAGCAACAGCGCTGACAGAGGATAACTGGTGGACCAAGAAGGTCGTTGGGGCGTCGGCCCTGGCTGGATGCGCTCTGCTTTGGGGGCTGGGATCGTTCTTGGAATGA
- the DPH5 gene encoding Diphthine methyl ester synthase (COG:J~BUSCO:EOG09263JW5~EggNog:ENOG503NW84), with amino-acid sequence MLYLVGLGLSDETDITVKGLDVVKKASRVYLEAYTSILLVDQSVLESYYGRSITIADREMVESNSDEILRNAKNEDVAFCVVGDPFGATTHTDLVIRARELEIPVRTVPNASIMSGIGACGLQLYNFGQTVSMVFFTDSWKPSSFYDRIKENRSIGLHTLVLVDIKVKEQSLENMARGRLIYEPPRYMTVGQCAQQMIEIEDERKEGVYTRDSLAIGAARVGGKTEKFVAGTLEELCDADDALGPPLHSLVLLGRRAHELESDYVREFAVDKEKWDRIWKEDYGKQ; translated from the exons ATGCTGTACCTGGTCGGTCTCGGTCTTTCCGACGAGACGGACATTACCGtcaagggcctcgacgtcgtgaAGAAGGCCTCGAGAGTGTACCTGGAGGCGTACACCAGCATTCTGCTCGTGGACCAGTCTGTTTTG GAGAGCTATTATGGACGGTCGATAACAATTGCCGATCGCGAGATGGTCGAGTCGAACAGCGACGAGATACTGCGAAACGCCAAGAACGAGGACGTCGCCTTTTGCGTCGTTGGTGATCCATTTGG AGCCACGACGCACACCGACCTGGTCATTCGAGCGAGAGAACTGGAAATACCTGTCAGGACCGTGCCCAACGCCTCCATCATGTCTGGCATCGGCGCCTGCGGCCTGCAGCTGTACAACTTTGGCCAGACCGTGTCCATGGTCTTCTTCACGGACTCATGGAAGCCCTCATCGTTCTACGACCGCATCAAGGAGAATAGAAGCATTGGCCTGCAcaccctcgtcctcgtcgacatcaagGTGAAAGAGCAGAGTCTGGAAAACATGGCCAGGGGCCGGCTCATCTACGAGCCGCCGCGCTACATGACCGTCGGCCAGTGCGCGCAACAGATGATCGAGATCGAGGACGAGAGAAAGGAAGGCGTGTATACTCGCGACAGTCTGGCaatcggcgccgcccgtgtAGGCGGAAAGACGGAGAAGTTCGTCGCGGGCACATTGGAGGAGCTATGCGACGCAGATGATGCGCTGGGGCCGCCTCTGCACAGCCTGGTGTTGCTGGGCAGACGAGCGCACGAGTTGGAGAGCGACTACGTCCGCGAATTCGCGGTCGACAAGGAGAAGTGGGACAGGATATGGAAGGAGGACTACGGCAAGCAATGA